A single window of Periophthalmus magnuspinnatus isolate fPerMag1 chromosome 9, fPerMag1.2.pri, whole genome shotgun sequence DNA harbors:
- the atoh1a gene encoding protein atonal homolog 1a: MDVLPVMEDWPKVRHSTALLGGTASGDLALVDSSGDPRAWLAPLQPAGTCSSPEYLRHSPCPSTGSYESVSPGSSGHPSPPSFRKTAKSPAPSSVKVRDLCRLKGAVSGSEDGPSRQRAPSSKPTNGIQKQRRVAANARERRRMHGLNHAFDELRSVIPAFDNDKKLSKYETLQMAQIYINALADLLQGPAPSACAEGSSAGSPKADVRLGSPGTSAPGGALPAQMSGASFMPFSSLEEALCSASDSVRKASPRSDGEFSPRSHFSDSDENALELQSSEEDELPELTRHQQHVPF, encoded by the exons ATGGACGTCCTACCTGTGATGGAAGACTGGCCCAAAGTGCGCCACAGCACCGCTCTCCTGGGCGGGACAGCCAGCGGGGATCTCGCGCTCGTGGACAGCAGCGGAGACCCACGCGCTTGGCTGGCCCCTTTGCAGCCCGCTGGCACCTGCTCCTCCCCGGAGTACCTGCGCCACTCTCCCTGCCCCAGCACTGGATCTTATG AGAGCGTCTCTCCTGGCTCCTCCGGACATCCCAGCCCTCCAAGCTTCAGAAAAACTGCGAAGAGTCCAGCCCCATCGTCAGTCAAGGTGCGGGACTTGTGCCGCCTCAAAGGCGCTGTCAGTGGCTCTGAGGACGGCCCGAGCAGACAGAGAGCGCCCTCCAGTAAACCTACCAACGGCATTCAGAAGCAGAGGCGCGTGGCCGCAAACGCGCGCGAGAGAAGGCGCATGCACGGTCTGAACCACGCATTTGATGAACTGCGCAGCGTCATCCCCGCGTTTGACAACGACAAGAAACTGTCTAAATACGAGACTCTGCAGATGGCGCAGATTTACATCAACGCTCTGGCTGATCTTCTGCAGGGACCCGCTCCGAGCGCATGCGCGGAGGGTTCCAGCGCCGGTTCCCCAAAGGCGGACGTGAGGCTGGGGTCACCGGGAACGTCTGCGCCAGGTGGAGCGTTACCTGCACAAATGAGTGGAGCGTCCTTTATGCCGTTCTCTTccctggaggaggctctgtgcTCTGCCTCGGACTCTGTGCGTAAAGCCTCTCCAAGGAGCGACGGAGAGTTCTCCCCGCGCTCGCACTTCAGTGACTCTGACGAGAACGCGCTCGAGCTACAGTCCAGTGAAGAGGACGAGCTTCCGGAGCTCACACGCCATCAGCAGCACGTGCCCTTCTGA